The genome window atttctaagcctatttcatgggctgcagtttTCAAACGGCGTGAAAGATCCACCTTGTGCAATAAAAGCAGCTTTTATTCGATACAGTTCTGCATAtgtttaaaaacattttaaatccttataaatcaaataataagaaatttatgatataaatatatttcacatcttctttctctccctccctctcactctctctctctttcaattttttcttcttcttataatTAATACTATGACACACTAATTCTAAACAGTAATATGTAAAAGATCACCAAAATTTAAAACttagtttttattatataatcttcAGGTACTTCAAGTTATACTAGCacataataaaaaatcaatttctcATTTACTCTATACTTTACCATATTTATATGGATTCTGCataaataattatgtacatatttgcaAACTTACCTTTAAGGTTAATTTTCTCGGGGTGTTGTCTCAAATCTGCCAAAATATCGATAACATCATTTGTATGAACATTATTCTGAATTCTGTAATCCATAGCTTCTCTGGTGGCTGTTTCAAAGAAATTGATAACTTCATGATCAGTGAATAAGCGACCAAAAATTCTGAATAGGAATGGATATTCCCTCAATCTATCCGTGAGAAATTGTTCGATGTTTGTGTCAAGAGCTTTCTTTCCCATTTTACGAAACTGACAGTTCTCATCCGTTATAGCATTCGTCTGAATACTAAACGCGCAGGCAGCGATCACGTCAATGGTGAATTTCGCGGCAGTATCACGAAATTCAATCGGTTCGCCCTTTTCTGCTAATTTCTCTAGGTACTTGTCATAACTGTTTGCACAGTCTGTCATCAAATGGAACATTTCCTTTAGCTTTCCTGACGAGAAGAAGGGTGAAAGTTTGATTCTTAGAGGTCTCCATCTTTCTGCTTCCAACCTGAAGATTTGCTCAGATAATGGCTCGACCTGTAAAATTACAAGAATTTTACTTGTTTGTTATATGTGGTATGAAAGATAAGCCGGAAACAAtattaatacaattatataggttatagttaatataaataaatatattattattcgacTATTCAGCGGCTACAATGCAGGTACCACAGGTAACGCGATTACGACAAGAATTAAAATGATTCTGGTATAATCGGAGATTCCCATTTGAtactataaattacaaaatattataggttgaatcaaaatcaaaattataGGTAAATCTTCGTTAATTTTTGCTAACAATAAGAAACATTTTGTACTTTTATAGATTTTGCACTTCtgtaaataaacgataaaatgtACCTATTATGGTTAAAGAAGATACTCTTACATAAGATATTGATATTTAGTTGATGTTATGTAATAGACGAACCAACATCATAACAATGTCGCAATTGATAAATTTCGTATAAGTAGATATGTTCGGTTCATCGTTATTGCAAGAATTTCAACAAGCGCACATATACAAAGGTTAATATCTACAAAGATATAGACTAGTATCTAATAAGGTCCAAAAACCTTGAGTTGTTGATAGCTTTAATTTagataatttaatttagatTACGATAGATTAGTGAATACTTTGacagaaataattatttgcattaaagttttaaataatttcattatacaaCTTTGATATAAGTTTAGTAATTGTTTTAAATGACAAATAATGGTTTCAATTATAATACCTAACTGCTTCCGGTTTCTGGGTACATGTACTTGGATAATACTTTTTtactataaagtaataataggaaatttataatataaatatatttcgcatctttttctctccctccctatatatataaatgctaATACGAATAATTGTTACAATAATGTATAACACCaacaatttgttaaaaataatatagtgAATGTGTATTCATTTGTGAATACTGAATTCTAAATTCAATGGTGGGAAATTTTTTCTCTTTGAAACTACTCTTTAATTTACGTATCTTTGCACATTACGTATGCAAATTATAAAAGTTGTTTATTCGTATCGTTAATATGAACAAACACATCGTTTGTTTTCACTTATTCATCATTTCGTagcaaaatatagtaataagtatgtggaatttataatttataacaaactAATGTATCTAACAAATAAAGATTTGCTTAAAAACAGAATGTAAAAAATCATTATAGTCGCATTACTGACTATAAGGTACGAAATTTGCAATCAACGGGTCATAACAGATAAAGTATAATCACACGTAAACAAAAATATTGAACTTTGTACCTTCTTTACCAATAgcatctttttaaaaataataatgtatttcTATTTGTGTGAgaaagtttatttcatttctatctaATTTAAAACAACGTGTACGCCAACTCATTCAAGCTGTGAATAAGTGATTCACACAATAATAATTGCAAGTGTTATAGCAATTGGACGCGATTTCTATCAATACAAGTATTGCAAAGCAAATAAATAccaataaatataagaataaaataccTCAATATTTTAGCTAATAAAACTAATCAATTTTGGCAAAGATCGCGGAATAAAAGTACAGTCACGCCATGAAACCTCACATATCGAATTTATGATTTTCTTGCCTGTCCATAGGCTATTATTATGTAATTCAGCTCATATCTTAGTCTCTGTTTTTCATATGAATTAGAGCGATTGCAAGAAATAAGACCGGAAAAATTGgacaaaatattgaaacaacaGAAGTTTCAAATACGGTTTTAATATTCCCAACTTTTGTCTTACTTTGGTTTGTTTTTCCAAAATTTGTTTCACCAGCTATCAAACATACTGTATATTTgactatttttatttgttcattCTGGaacttttaacaaaatttatttaacagCTACAACAGCTTTATTAGAATGAGCAATTTTCCAATAAACCCAATTATAATATAGCACGTAAAATCTCAATTACTtcataagatatatatatatatcaattatcataataattataaaattaatgatttGTTTCAGTAAAACATAGAATGTTAATACATATACCTCTCGTACGGCGCCATGCGTTCTTTGAGCAAACTTGTTAAAATCTTTAATAAGAACATCCTTGATCAAATCCAGATCTCTTAAAACTAACAGCGGTTCGTGACCTCCGTAGACTCCAACCATCGGTTCATCTCTAAATTCATTGTAGGCTTTTTGGAAACAGTCCATAGTCGAATCCTTTCCCAGAAGCACATCCTTGAAATTACCCAAAAACGGAAGAGGCTTTGGTCCTTTAACACCACGTTTTCGCCAGTAGTTTAACTTTATCATAGAATAGTAATAAAGCAGGACGAATACAGTGACAATTAATCCAATGGTCTCTATCATTAGCCAAGACATGATGATTTtgttaaattctaatttttatcaAGTTGGAAGAAATTTTGCACAAGCACAAAGTCGATTCCCGAAAGGAATCTACAAAATTAACTTTTTCCCAGTTACTATGCTTTCTTTAATGTTTCACTGTCCTGGTCTATTCGACGAAGTCCCGAAGAATGTGGATCTGCTAATATAATTTGCGTCTTAAATACACCCAAATGTCGAAGTTTATCGAAATGTACGATATGTCTGTCTAAAGATGTATTCTGAATTTCGATAGCCCTGCGCTGCGTCGTAAAAACGACGTTTCAGTATCTTTCTGCGATCACGATCCCCGCTATGTTGTCGTGCAGACGATACTTGCTATATTCCATGCAGAAACGCGATAAAACAATGTAATTGATAACGTGTCATTTGTTTTTGTTATGAATAACGTACTTCTGCGTCAAGTAAAaatctgtattttatattttattatgaatgaCGCATTTTTATCGCATTTTGAAGTATCAAGTCGTAAACTGTATTCCGACCACGATACACTAAACACAATACAACTGATTTCTGTTATATATGTACAGGTATACATACTtgctaatattataattatgtatttttattataatcgtGGATTAAAATGATATAAGCAAGAAGATGCGAGTCGATTAAAAAGAAGACATCTAACAAAGATCACTGACTGAGTAATTTTAtagtcacggtggattgtttcgttggtaacataccagggtgcatttaatagggatcttagcgttttcgattggagtTAGTACGCGAAGTAAGCACTCtgtcgaaatgataccttagtcgatgaaatcgtactcgaagctctcacggtgacgctgtttagGGAAAAAACTGCCCTCCTCTCGTGGCCCCAGgccttttatattcgtggagacaagtcttcgttcagagagtgagggaaattgccgttattGTTAAATTAGTCAGTCTTTGGAAGTATCATTCGcgggaaaagactgtttgcctattttcgttaattaaggtttaaggtttatgacgggtcattaggctgactgcagatgttttgcgaatatgtctcgacaaccggcaatcgaCCTACCCATAGAATAGGGTCTACTTATGACGAGCCaggagacagaaaccgttagtatgcttactgtcgagtgccgttacaactatttctttttatggagggctatagactttttcatgactttgttacaaaaatgttcgtcccttgaccgcggctacatTCGGTGACTagttgtcacctcgaacccaaactcattctcatagattgcaggcaattacaatcgggctgaaggacggtgattgtttaactacggctatggtggaatccaaactacaatattaggggtttttccccggtttcgacagaaggctccggtgtctctccatctccgacatatatatatgtcggatatgaaagaacaccggaatccctccttggattcgcgggaataccgtaactttgtaacttagattaaacaaatgtcgttcctattgttcgagatttatgatcatgagcttgggctcgaggcgacaatcagtcgccgaacgtagccgcggtcaaagggatgaacgttttatctaacaaaggcacagagtaactctatacctctccttaaaagaaatagtcgtagcgacacgcggcagtaaatatttcaatggtttctgccccgtggctcgccacacgcagattctatactccgggtaagatgatctccagatgtcaacatacctccgcagtatagctaacgtgaggacccgcaataaatcttcagatttagtcaagcaaagtccttcatatagacaagcagtctttgttgcaactacgggaagataggagaaacctatctttcACGAgcgatgccccccgtcaacaacctcccctcaagggcggccagcatctcttttaaaacgccgatatggagatcgaccaattagcaatagcgctaatttccctcacctttggaacgaaagctttctttgacgaatccgaggatctcatgtccttagacccacccattatagttttcctcgacggcatcgtcaagacggagagttactctccggtacgatctcgacgacgattcaagtaactctcggatacgtagtgattgccctgtcacgtaaaaataaaaagaaattttattaggaaggagaacactttattcttatttcgtttatacaagtataagacacttccgaactctagccgtgaccgtacgagagtgagtccctacaagctttttactttcggtcatctgttctctcattaccccccactaccctgtaggcgtacgtgaccgttgttaCGCTTCtgaaacattttatggtaggaccgttaggccataaatgaatccttaggtactctgcccaatatgcattgtcgccaaggtcaccatgtgttcctctcgtcggtgcatcgggtgcgaagtatgccgaccgggacaccatcctgcccgaggtgtgtgtgtgtcctggtctctgatgtaatttacgttacatacctccctccttagattgattttggtcctctaaaatctcagtgtttcttcaggattgttttatggaggctaattgtctaaaagtgtgttttcttctttgtcttaatcgacaagacaaaataaaaacaaagtgcataacagctacttatggagaaggtgaagaccgtcctggaaaataaggtttaatacgattaccatgtattttcctaatcgagtcattcaccattacttcgtaataaggggtttttactttttcaatggtgtatggccctagccattcagtatctaacttgtgttttttatgatcattatgaactaatatcaaatctccttctctaaaaatggattgaggtttaataattttttttctttgatctctttggtatctttgtttactcttcattagagtttccctggctttaagtagcttggcatcccattctcgtttcctgaagctgacctcatcagcgtatgttctttgcggattttgggatatggtagatgggagattggctttgtgtccaaatgttagttcaaaaggggtatatccagtggcatcatgaaccatagtgttatatgctagacacacaaaatttaggttttgatcccattctgtttcattatcgttttgtatagcttttaacatgtcggatattacagcatgtgttcgttctaggcttccgttgaattgtggatggaatgaggtggtttttatgtgtttgatcctaaatgcttcttcgtatcgttgcattatctcgctaatgaaactttgtcctctgtcagttaatatacgtttcggtgcggagaatatataaatgtaatgattcagtaaagcattccagattgattgggtctgttgtgtttttaggggcacaagtattaaatatttggttagttcatcgtgtatagagagaatgtattggtttcctatcttggtctttttcaacgggcctatcacatccatagcgattttgtcgttagattctaacggggtgtcggttatctgtggttcctcctttcctcttatccgagtagtctttgatgtttgacatgtcgcgcaagttcctattctgccttttactctgtctattagatgtgggatatcatatttgcctcggattctgtcgtacgtcttttgtattccgggatgtcctaccaagtcatgattttcttttagtacttgttctatttcctcttcgcttaaactctgtattggttcgtaagcaaattctatgtcgtcgcgttggtcattgaaaaataaaagaaatctttttatgtgtgctttgtcttgtgcgtttaagttattgtctcctattcctatctttctatttgttttaagtatgtctgatattttctgtaaccatacggtttcgtcatatgggcccagatatggttttgttaattggaaaaagttgtctttgttagatgttagtttcaataattttggtatttcttctgatttttcccagtctctgaattgtcttaataaaacgtcagtttgtgttatcgcgtgtactctggatagggtgtcagcggctacgttttcctttccttttacgtactctatatcgtattcgtattcctctaatctcaatctccatcgaatcaatcgactagaggggtccttgcagttgtgcagccatttaagggcttagtggtctgtttgaattttgaatttgcggcctaataaatattgcctaaatcttctaactgcccaaacgatggccaataattctttttccgtcgtagtataatttcgttcaggggggtttaatgtccttgaaatgaagcaacaagggtgtccatcttgtgaaaggatggctcctagaccttcattactggcgtccgttgttaacgtaaatgttttcgtatagtcggggtattttagtactggtgcttggcatagtctttcttttaatgtatcgaagctaagttgtgttttgtcagtccagtggaattgtatgtctttcttagttagttccgttaacggtttggcaattttcgagaaattcctaataaattttctatagtatccggctaacccaaggaacgattttacatccgtaggatttttgggtagtttgaagttctttactgcttctatcttttcagggttaggttttactccgtttgctgtcactaagtgtcctaaatattccaattcgggttttaggaattcacatttatccggttgtacttttagacctacttccctgagtctttggagtataatggctaagtttttattatgttcctctatcgattgcccgaatataatgatatcatcgagatagacgaaacaatgattattaattaaacctcttaacgcggtgtccatcattctttgaaaggtagcgggtgcgttcttgagcccgaatggcattctgttatagtggaagtgtccttgtggtgtgctaaatgcagtgtacttcctcgaattctcatccatgggtatttggtggaatcccgaggataagtctaaagcggagaaatattttgcgttccctagttgcgatagtatatcgtcaatatcgggtaatggatatgcgtcttggtccgttaattcgtttaacttccgaaagtcaatcactattcgccacttttgtttccccgacgcgtcgattttctttgggacgacccagacgggagagttatagggagagtcggagggttctataatctttttgtctaacatttccgtcatttgtttgtttatttcgagtttatggtgttcgggaggacggtaggattttacgttgatgattttatcttctttcaatgtaatggaatgtttagcaagagatgtacacggtaatgtttcgctgtctaaattaaatacatccatgtaatagagaagaatcttttctataggttctctgagaggtttttctatgtgcgatagtcgaatcgaagatttgaatttttggatttgatctatggtatttgtattttcaataatgttagaaacttgaattgaggacttaccaccattgataaagcacactggcgttggcttcccttcgaggtatacaattttttgaatggtttctcctggtgcaagggttggttcttgttgcagcagaagggtgttgttatctaatttcaatgtttcgttggagagttcgaatcgatattgattcaaaccgggtaagcctaatacgccatcttctataattgggaaatcgtcatctattaaagagaagtctatctttttgtcgaacaaattcaatttgactttggaattagattcgtattcggaatgtcccatggagaatttctttgtgtctggtattgttgtctttcctgggtagcatctttgtttaagcaagttgattcctgccccggagtcaacgagaaatcgcaatcctggtcgtcctggtaattgtaatagtattgtgggtaatcttcctgagatagcattgttaattctgattgttcttgaacgtggtttattcctggaggggcttttctttgaggcggtatcggaaaattttggcattgatttggaaggtgtcccaatcgattgcatttggggacatttcgcttgcgtcctttcgcttaatggtctgttcccaaacttcgtaaaattgttcgttcttggtagaatattttgtgtgagtgaagttttattatttgtgttacttgtaatagcgaggcgattgtctactggatgagaagcctggttacgataaaatggcggggcggttgtttgccgcgtcatttgtctgcgagagctgtgctcgcgaaagtatctttccatattcattgctttcctttctgcttcgatgagatttggggggagattagccattagcgcctgccctatttctggacgaaggcctcttacatagtcggtcacagagtccatgtatagttgctcgttcatcacccgtcgactTAGTtggtctctatactcgttggtaatgctgtgttggagtttgttaaaaacgcttcgaaatctgatgttatagttttgcacgctctcagttaatccttgcctcattcctcttaattcgtcctgttgttttctcactgatacttgcgcagctacattacgtctcaatgcttcatacagagattcgaattcggtaatacgaatattgcggattgccattgcggcttttcctacaatcttctctattttaatcatttttagtaatagtgttggttcgctacacatcattcttacttcttgtatttcatgaataaaatcctccacgtccatatcatcctttccgtttaatatcggaatgcattttaatgcactctcagcttttagctctggttgcgtatattgttcaggaaaagtcctttcccaggatggttgaggtggtgtttgaagtaatgggcgaggttctcgaaggaccgattgatctttagcggtgtgggttacttcgtctacggttattaaggaactggcctccgatacatttcccgtttttgtttttgctacaacttcatccatacgcagtgcaagcatactcatttgtttctgcattgcatcaagcaaagctttaactgttgggtctattccgctgttagttaaagcggcgctaacagtttcggttttgtcttctcgtggcgttgccattgttatactaattgtgctgtctgttctcgatctgtatttgacaaaagaatccagggcttgctcaccttgatcgtttaacccgtaggaaaggttccgttgcggtgttcctttgtcgaaacgtcgaaagtgtctgctctgttacagtggtccactgatcctcaatcttcaaagttgaccgtagcccgaaatgcgtaatttctttttcttgaagttgatggatactggcacggatcgccaaaatgtcacgtaaaaataaagagaaattttattaggaaggagaacactttattcttatttcgtttatacaagtataagacacttccgaactctagccgtgaccgtacgagagtgagtccctacaagctttttactttcggtcatctgttctctcattaccccccactaccctgtaggcgtacgtgaccgttgttaCGCTTCtgaaacattttatggtaggaccgttaggccataaatgaatccttaggtactctgcccaatatgcattgtcgccaaggtcaccatgtgttcctctcgtcggtgcatcgggtgcgaagtatgccgaccgggacaccatcctgcccgaggtgtgtgtgtgtcctggtctctgatgtaatttacgttacagCCCCATGCATTAagattgagtacaacttagacgccaaagaagagtagagttcgtcatcccgttgaccgtggattcgttattgagcctcattgtcattagcttctcgagtatctaattatctcGATTACTTGTctaattccatcatagtcatatttgcactagtaaatatctcctctattgcataatgatcacgtctagcgccaatagggattcgtttcacgcccttaaccctaactctaatcttaacgccaacccgacatatatatatgtcggaaaTGAAAGAACACCAGAGCCTACCCTTTGGAGCGTTGGGAGGACCCCTTAGTGCAgtaatccagatttcaccatagccgcactaagaaactgttgtcattcgatccgactgtaattattcgaaatttatgatagtgagctcgggctcgaggcgacaaccggtcggCGAACGTAGttgcggtcaagggatgaacgttttatctaacaaaggcatgaagtaactctatagctttccttaaaagaaatagtttggACGGTGCACGACagtaaatattttaacgatttttgtcccgtggctcgccacacgcagactttgtccttcgggtaagatgattgccagatctcaacgcatcttcacagtatatgctTAACTGGCCGAagacccgttataaatcttaagtttcagttatataaagtccttcaaacacgcaaatagtctttgtcctaactacgggaagataagagaaatctatccttccacgaacgacgcttcccgctagcaacttttcccaaggacagctaatatctttctctaaccaccaacatggaaattgaccaattaacagcaacgtcaatttccctcacccttcgaacgaagactttcctccgcgaatccgatgatctcgtgcccttaggcacacccatcatagttttcttcgacagcgtcaccgcgacggagagtcactctctagtgcgatctcatcagcaatcgacctgtctttcgtatacgtaataattgcctcttgctctaacatacagtgtaacttagacgctaacgaagggtaaagtt of Bombus terrestris chromosome 5, iyBomTerr1.2, whole genome shotgun sequence contains these proteins:
- the LOC125385096 gene encoding cytochrome P450 6B1-like, with amino-acid sequence MSWLMIETIGLIVTVFVLLYYYSMIKLNYWRKRGVKGPKPLPFLGNFKDVLLGKDSTMDCFQKAYNEFRDEPMVGVYGGHEPLLVLRDLDLIKDVLIKDFNKFAQRTHGAVREVEPLSEQIFRLEAERWRPLRIKLSPFFSSGKLKEMFHLMTDCANSYDKYLEKLAEKGEPIEFRDTAAKFTIDVIAACAFSIQTNAITDENCQFRKMGKKALDTNIEQFLTDRLREYPFLFRIFGRLFTDHEVINFFETATREAMDYRIQNNVHTNDVIDILADLRQHPEKINLKEADSLFLASQAQLFFLAGFGNSSLTISNALYELAWNQTVQDKLREEIQSILKKYNGEITYDGICEMKYLNACLLETLRKYPVIQWLSRTAMETYTFSGTKVTVPKGQQIFLPVYAIQKDAEIYPNPEVFDPDRFSDENIKTRHAMAHLPFGDGPRHCSGIRLAKKQLEVGMVTILSKFKVEVCEKTRKVYKPDKRPLFLLQPADGIYLKMSKVAAA